The DNA region GTTGCACCAAAAAGTAATATCCAAATAATTGGCTCAGTGCAGTTTTCTTGGGCAAAATCCTTAAACCAAACAGAAACTATTTTAAGTCAAGGAACTGGAGCGTTTGGAAGAGATGGAAGTGATAATAAGACTTTTAGAACCGATAATTACTTGCCTTATGCACTTTTTGCAATGTATGGAACTATAAACTCTATAAACGCCAAAAAATCAAATGCAAGCGAAGATGATATAAATGAGATGATTGATTCTATGTGGAATGGAACAAAACTTTTAAATACAAGAAGTAAAATTGGTCAAAAACCAAGAGCGCTTTTTAGAATAATTTATAATGATGCCTATGTTATAGGGCTTCTTGATGAATTAATCAGTATTAAAAATAAAAATTCCGATGATATTAGAAAATTTGACGAATGTGAAATTTGCTTCGATGAGCTTATAAAAGCAGTAAAAATAGCAGATGAAAAGATAGAAAAAATAGAAATTTACTACGATGAAAGCATAAAAGAAAAGCTTAGTGTTTTTAAAGATTTAGCTAAAGTTGATATGAAAGTTATGTGATGTTTGCTTTTAAAATTTGGAGTAAATTTGGAGCTTTTAAAGACCCGATGACGATTAGTCAAAATATAACTTTAAATTTCCCTCCAAAAACAGCCGTTGCAGGTATGATGGCTGCGATTTTAGGTGTAGATGAGTATTTAAAAGATGATGGTTTTAATAGCTTTAAATATAGCGTAGTTACAAACAGCAACACTTTAAAAAAGAGTTTTTCGCAAAATTACATAAATGACTATACTAAAAAAACAAACTCACATCTTGCTAACTTGCAAATACTAAATTTAAAGCGATAAAAGATGGCCTAAGAGATACAAAAGCACCACAAAAACCAATAAATAGAGAGCTTTTAATAAATCCAGCTTTTACTATTTTTATAGATGGGTTTAAATTTGAAGATGAAATTGTAAAAAGCTTAAAAAGCCGTCTTTTAAAATATAATTTATACATGGGCAATAGCGAGTTTAGTGCAAATTTTAGCTTTTTGCCGCTTGAAAGTTTTTCAATGAAGAAATTTGATTTGGTAAACTTGGACTCATTTTTAGAGCAAAGCTTGGTTGAAAGTATTGAGTTTGATGAGAATGTGTTTTATAAAAACACTCTCATTACGACAAAACTTAACCACAAACGCTCTCCTATAGAATCTATTAATTTAGTCCATTCAAATAGCAAAATAACGGCTAAAAACATAGAAGCTTATGAGATTTTGGCAAATGATAGGAAGTATTTTTGTAGGTTTGTGTGATGCTTTATTCTCATCCAAAAAAAGAGTATAAAAACCATATCAAAAATCTAGTAGATAGTTTTGATGATAAAGAGTTTGCAAAGTGTGCTTTTTATCATGATTTTGCCAAACAATCAGATAATTTTCAAAAATACATCACACTAAAAAAGGAAAATTTTAACACCAAAGAAGAATTTGAAAAAGAACGAAATAGACTAAAAACAACGCACTCTTTGGAAAGTGCTTATATATATTTTTTTATGCAAAATGATAAAAATATTGATTTTATTATAAATTTATGTGCTATTTTAAAACATCATTCAAATTTAGAAAATTTTGAAAGTATGCTAAACTACCTTACTTGTATAGAAAATAATTTAAACTCAGATGAAAATATAAGCAACATCACTTCATCTTTAAAAGTGGCAGATTTAAAAGATTTTTTAGAGATTATACAAAAAGATAAAATATACGAATTTGCCGACTTTTTTGATGATATTTTGGACGAAGTAAAAAATTTTTTTAAAATAGAAAATTTCTTTAAATTTAAAGATAGATATTCAAAGTTGATTTTGGCTGATAAATTTGAAGCTATTTTTGATGAGCCATATAAAGACTTTGATTTTATATCGTCCAAAATTTGTGAAAATATCATCCAAAACATACACGCACAAATTTCAAACAAACCACCAAATAACTACAAAAATAGCTCAAGAAAAATTATATTTAAAAATTATGAAACTAACAAAGACAAAGATAAATTTATAATAAAAGCTCCAACTGGCATTGGAAAGACATATATTGCACTTGAGCTTGCGCTAAAAATTGCCACACAAAAGCCTAAAAAACGCATAATCACAGCTATTCCATTTACTTCTATAATAGATCAGACTTTTTTAGAATATGAAAAAGTTATCCCTGAAAATTTAGGTCTTTTAAAATATCATTACCTATCAAAATATACCGATGATGAAAAAGAGCAGTTTTCTAAAAAGATATTTTTAGCAGACATTTGGCATGAGCCACTTATCATAACTACTTTTAATCAGCTTTTAAACATCTTTTTTTCAAACTCAAACAAAGATAACTTAAAACTTCAAACTCTTAAAAATAGCGTTATTATTGTTGATGAAATTCAAAACATATCTAGAGTTTTGCTGCAGGATTTAGCGTTTGTGTTTAATGAGTTTAGTAAAATTTATAATATAGATTTTATAATTATGTCAGCAACAATGCCCCATCTTAATTTAGAAAATTTCACAATTATTTCAGAAAGTGACTTTTACAAGTCGAAACAAAACAGATATAAAATTTCATTTTTTGATGAGATAAAAAATATCAAAGATTTGGTTTGTGTATTAAACTCGCAAACTAAAAGTACGATTTGTGTTGTAAATACCATAGCAAAAGCTCAAGCTATATATAAAGAACTTAAAAAAGATGAAAATCTCTATCTTCTTACAACCCATCAAACGCCAAAGCACAGAATAGAGCTGCTTAAAGAAATATATAAAAAATTAGAAGAACAAAAGCCAGTTAAGCTTATCGCAACGCAGCTTATAGAAGCTGGAGTTGATCTTGATTTTAGCGTTGGGTTTAGAGAATTTGCTCCATTTACTTCTATAGTGCAGATGGCAGGACGTGTAAATAGAAACGGTATAAAGAGTAAAATAAGTGAGTGTTTTGTTTTTGATTTTTTGGAGTTTGAAAATGTAGATAAAAAACTTCCATATCATGGTATAGACTTACAAGAGGAGTTTGTAAAAAATAGCCTAAAAAATGGCATTTATGAAAATGAGATATTTGAAATTTTAGAGGAGTATTTTAAAAGAGTAAAAGATGAAACAACTCACACTAAAATTAATGAAAAAATGCGAAAACTTGAATTTACCACAATTTATGGTGATTTTACAGCGAATTTCATGCCAAAACAGCCATGGAAAGTTTCGGTTTTTATAGAGGAAAGAAAAGATGAGTTTAAAGAGTTTATAGAAAAAAGAGATAATATTTTAAACTCGTATGATGATAAATTTGAAGCTTTGGCAAAGATAAAAGATTTGGAAAAAACTCTTTTAGGCCAAACGATAAACATAAATCACAAACTAATCGAAAATTTGCAATTAAAAGAGATATTTGGAAGATATATACTTAATTTTGGTTTTAAAAACTATACAAAAGAGTTTGGATTTACAACGGATTTAACAATAAAAGAAGAGGCGTTTTCATGAGCTTTCCAAAAGAGCAGATCTCAGGCACACTTGTAAATTACTATGCAACTTGCAAAAGAGAAGCGTGGCTTTACTCAAGAAAAATTCACGCAAGACAAGATGATGAAAATGTGTTGATTGGCAAATCCTTGTCTGAATTAAAAGAAAATTTAGATGATTTTCCATACTCAAATCTGCGATTTGACAAAGTTTCAAGGCAAAAAGGACATTATGAAATAACAGAATATAAAAAAACTTTAAAAAATAAAAATGCTGCAAAAATGCAACTTCTTTTTTATATCTATACTCTTAAAAACGCACTAGGATTAAAAAAGGTTTATGGAAAAGTTGTGAGTTCAAAAACCGTTATAACTGTAGATGATAGTGATGAAAACTTTGATTTTATGAAACGGATTTTATCTGATATGAGTGAGTTTTTAAGTCTTGATTTGCCACCAAAAGCTATAAAAACTAAATTTTGTAAAAACTGCGCTTATAATGACTACTGTTTTTAGAGTGTAAAATGTATGTGATTTTGTTTTATGATATATCAAGCAGTGATGAAAAAGCAAAAAAGAATGCAAATAAAGTAAGAAAACTTGTCGAAAAATACCTTCCAAGAGTGCAATTTAGCGTATTTGAAGGTGAGATTAGAAAAAGTGATTTAATAAAACTTAAAGGTATGCTTAAAAAATTAATCTATGATGAGTTTGACTCGGTTGTGATTTATACTTTTGAAAAGCCAAGTTACACAACAAGAGAGGTTATCGGAATCGATAAAAACGAAACGCTTTTTAGCTAAGGAGCTAATATGAAAAACGATAGAACACATTTTATACTAAACAACGGAAAACTCTACCGAAAAGACAACAACATTTATTTTGATAAATTTGATGAGCAAAACTTAGTTGTAGATACGAAAATTTTACCGATAAATGGAATCGATGAAATTTACATCTTGGGAAAAGTTGAGCTAGATACTTACACGATGTCATTTTTAAGCACAAACAATATCTTGCTTCATATCTTTAGCGCACACGGTAGTTTTCGTGGAAACTTCTACCCAAACTCGCCAAATTCCGTAAATAAAAGTGGTTTTGTCTTTTTAAACCAGCTAAGAAGTTTTGATGATGAGATAAAAAGAGTTGCAATCGCTAAAGAAATTACAAGAGCAAGGATGAAAAATGCAGCAAATAACTGCATAAAAAAAGCGGTCAAATTTGAAACGCAGAAATATTTAAATGCACTTGATAAGGCAAGCTCTATTGCAGAAATTATGGCGTGCGAGGGAGCTTTTGCAAAAGAGTATTATCAAAAGTGGAATGAAATCATTAAAGATCAAAAAAGCTTTAAATTTATAACCCGTTCAAAACGTCCACCAACAGATAAAATTAATGCTTTTATAAGTTATGTAAACACGCGGATTTATAATGTTTGTCTAAGTGAAATTTATAAAACCGAGCTTGATCCTAGGATTTCGTTCTTACATGAGCCAAACTACCGCTCACTTAGCTTACATCTTGATTTGGCTGAGATTTTTAAGCCACTTATTGGGGATAATTTGATTTTTAATATGCTAAATAAAAAAGAAATAACACCAAAAGACTTTAAAACAAATGCTGGACGGATTCGTTTTAGCAACGACGCAGTACAAAAAATAGAGTTAAATATGATAAAGTCTTTAACCTCTGTTGTAAGTCTTGGCAAACAAAACCTTACATATAGGCAAATCATAAGGCGTGAGGCAAACAGGATAAAAAAGTGTATTTGTGAAAATTATCCTTACGAGGGCTTTGTGGGTGAGATTTAAGCGATTTGGTTGATTTATATATTGAAACAGCAGCCTAAATTATAAATTTGTGAGCTAGACTCAAAGGTTTGAGCTATTTTTATATTTTGTGAAAAATTCATTTTAATGCCTCTTAGTGAAAAGTTATTTTAAAGCAAAGATTAAGTTTTCTAAAACTTAGATATAGCTTTATTTCAAGTTTTTATTTTTATAAATTCAGCGATTTTAAAGGAAAATAATTTATAATTTTACAGCAACAACCGCTTTTATATGGAGGTTTGGTTGCTGTATAAATTTGATCCTATGGATTTTGAAACAAAGAACTAGGATTAAACGACTTGCAAATCGCTGGTATAAATTTGATCCTATGGATTTTGAAACTCAATATTTAAAAAGTATTTTATCTCATTATCAAGTCGTATAAATTTGATCCTATGGATTTTGAAACAAATATGATCATTCATATTCAAATTTACATAGATTAGGTATAAATTTGATCCTATGGATTTTGAAACGAACAAAAAGGTGGGTTGTTTTCAATAAAATCTCCGTATAAATTTGATCCTATGGATTTTGAAACTCTTTGCTAGATGAAAGCTTAGAAGCTTTAGAGAAAGTATAAATTTGATCCTATGGATTTTGAAACTCGCCACTGTCGGTCTTATAAAGAGCAGCTATACTTGTATAAATTTGATCCTATGGATTTTGAAACCTCAAAAAAGTGATAAAAGAAGTGATGGAATGAAGTATAAAATTGATCCTATGGATTTTGAAACTAAATTTGGCAAAAGCATACTTTGAGGCAGGATTGTATAAATTTGATCCTATGGATTTTGAAACATGAGTGATAATATGAGTAATTCAAATTCATCATGTATAAATTTGATCCTATGGATTTTGAAATTCAACTTTCTGCCAGTTATTGTGGCAGTAAATGTCGGCAAAGCAGTCTTAATTTTGGCTAATTTTGATTAAAAAACTAAAGCATGGTATAGCCAATTAAGACTATGTCCTGCAATTTTACTTTTAATGAGTTTGTAGATTATTATGAGATGTCAAAAGAGTTATCAAAGCTTACGATTTAAAGCTTGGTGTTTAATGGTTTTTTTGTTTTTATATTTTGGTTCATCGCATGTTGGTTTCTCATATACTGGTTTCTCGTGTTCTAAGTCCTCATATTTTAGCCTACCATCAGATATAAGCAAATCCAAAAAAGTTACAAGAGGAAGAATTATAAATATGAACAAGACTGAAAGAGCACAAAACAAATTATTGTAAGAATTGCAACTAAAATTATATTTTTTAAATATAATCACTTCTTTAAAATTTGATAATACCATTTATTGCAAAAATGTAAATTATGACAAAAGCAACTTTAACCTTTGGAATGGACTTAAGCGAGTTTAATACCGCTTTTAATAAAATAAATTGAATTTTATCTCATTGTTTTCAAACTAAAAAGCAAAATACTTGTAAGGATAATTTGTATATAAATATAAAAGTATCTAATTTCTATTTATCTGATAGATTTTGTAAGCTTTTAAAATAATTTTTTAGTTTAAAAGAAAAAGCGATGATTGCAAAAATATATTTGACCAGCTTATGTTTTAGCAGCAAAACATAAGCCTAAGATCATTAAAGATGCGATTATTGAAATATAGGCAACTTTAAGCTACATATTAATTATAAATAATTATATTTTTTTATTTTTCAGGACAAACTGAGTTTGGCTGGATTCTTGTTTCATTTTGTTTTGTAATGATCATTAGAGCCTTGCCTGTTTGAAATTCGCACAATTTTCCTCCCTGAGTTGAAGTTTTTATTTTTCCATCAATACTGGTTTTATATGCGATCGTTACTCCATCAACTATTTTTTTATCTCCTACCATGCTTCCAGCTACTGCTCCACCAGCAGCACCTGCTACACCGCCAGCTGTTGTTCCAGCCACGCTTCCACCACTTCCTACATTATATCCTATAACTGCACCTGCAACCGCACCAAGAACTCCGCCAGCTGTTTGAGCCAACCTTCTATTTTCGCTATTATCAACAGCTATTTTTGCAGGCGATATATGCACGATTTGAACATTTTGAGCATTTTGTTCTTGGTTAAGCTGTGAGGCATCATAAACATTTCCACCAACTGGGTTTGATGTTGTTGAACAACCACTCACAAATATTGCACCAATTATGCTAGCTGAAATAATATATTTTTTCATAAAAAAATCCTTCCAATATATAAATTTTATTTACTATATAAAAATAGAAATAATTGTCATTTAATATTTTATAAATACTATAAAATTAGCCTATTTTAAAAAATAAAGCTAAAATTAACTGCTTTTTGATAAAATATCATAATTTTAATATAAAGAAAAAATATGGAAAATGAAGAGATAAAGACCTATTTAAGCAATTTAAAAGAAAAAAACCCTTTAATTCATTGCATAACAAATTATGTAACAGTAAATGATGTCGCAAATTCGCTCATTGCAATTGGTGCAAGTCCTGTTATGGCTGATGAACCAAGCGAAAGTGGTGAAATAACTGCTATTTCAAACGGGCTTTTAATAAATTTGGGAACTTTAAATTTAAATACTATAAAAGCCATGCAAAACTCTATAAAAATAGCAAATTTTCTAAATTTACCAGTAGTTTTGGATCCTGTTGGAGTTGGAGCAAGCACTCTTAGAAACGAAACTGCCATAAATTTTTTAAAAGAGTATAAATTTAGCATCATAAAAGGAAATATTTCAGAAATTAAGTTTTTAAATGGCGAAAAAAGTATAGCAAAAGGCGTTGATGCTAGCTTGAAAGATTTAAATGATGATATTTTAAATAGAGTAAATTTAGCAAAAGAACTTAGCATAAAAACAGATGCAGCTATTGTGATAACTGGCAAAATAGATGTTGTTGCTTTTGAAAATGAGGCTTACTTATTAAAAAATGGAAGCTCTTTAATGGGTAAATTTTCAGGAAGCGGGTGTATTTTAGGAGGAATTTGCGCAGCCTTTTTAGCTTCAAATACAAATCCTTTAAAATCCGCTATTATGGGAGTTTTAACCGAATGCATAGCAGGTGAATTAGTAAGAGGAAAAAATGTTTTAAGCGATATGGGAAGTATGAAATTTAAAAATGGCTTAATAGATGAAATTTATCTTATTGACGATAAAAAAATACAAGATTTAGCAAAAATTGAAAAGGTTATAAAATGAGAATTTTAGCTATTTTTATCCTTACTTTAAGCATTGGCTTTTCAAATGCAAATAGTGAGTTTGAAAACAAAGCCAATGATGAAATTTATGACCCACTAATTGGATATAACCGCGTTATGACATCTATAAATTCAGCATTTTATAACTATATCATGTATCCTGTAAGCTACACATACGATTATGTAATGCCAGATCCAATTCAGGGGGCTTTTAGCAATTTTTTTGATAATTTAATGTATCCAATAAGACTTGTTAATAATCTTTTACAAGCAAAATTTGAAAACTCATGGAATGAAACAAAGCGTTTTTTGATAAATACAACTGTTGGATTTGCTGGTTTTAGCGATGCTGCTACAATGCATTTTAACATGCCTAAACACAATGAAGATTTTGGGCAAACTCTTGGAGTTTGGGGTTTTTCAGATGGATTTTATATAGTTTGGCCAATACTTGGGCCATCTAGTTTAAGAGATAGTTTTGGACTTGTTGGAGATTATTTTACAAATCCTATAAGCTATGTAAATGATGATGCTAAGAGGCTTTACATAAATATAGGAAAAGAGGTAAATCAAGAGTCCTTAGATCCTGGAGCTAAAAAACGAGCAGTTGAAGGGAAAGAAGATCCATATATTTTTATAAGAGATAGCTATTTTAAAAAAAGAAGATTTGAAATTTTAGAATAATGTTTAAAATGTAATTTTAATATTTGTTTGAAATTTATTTCTAATAAGAGTTATTTCTTTAAAATTTATAAAAATTTAACTCTAAATTTTGTATAATGCACACTTTGGAGAGTAAAACGATCTGGCGGCGTTCACGGACTTCAAATCCGATGACGGAGCAGTTGACTGTTTCGTGGGAGGTTCGATTCCTTCACTCTCTCGCCAATTATAATTATCACGGATTTTATATGAACAAACAGCAAGTTACTATTTCATCATTATTATTTTTAATTTTTATTTTAGCAACATTTTTAACTTTAAATTTTGCAAAAGATAAGCTAAAGTTAGAAGCTGCGCTCTTAGAAAATGATGAAAATTTCAAAAGACAAAGCAATTTGGAATATATAATTTTTGATAATGAATATAAAATCATAGAACAATTTAGTCCAAATTTAGGTAATTTAAATGAAATTTATAAAAATATAAAATTTGAAAAGATTAATTTTAAACAAAATAAAAAAACAAAAAAATTTGAGTTTTTTTACATCACTAAAAATAATAATTTAATAATTGTCATTTATAAAAGTTTTTTTGAAATTTTTAATAAATGGATTTTTTGCATCTATTTTTTACTTTTTATTACTGCTCTTTTATTTTTAAAATTTAGTCGTAAAAAAAACGAAAATATGAAAGAAATTCTACTTAAAAATATATTTGAAAATTCCTTTGAGGCTATTTTTTTAACTGATAAAAATGGTTTTATAAAAAATGTAAATGATGTTTTTTTAAAAGCTACTGGTTATCAAAAAGACCAAATTTTAGGAAGTAAGTATATTCTTTTTAATGAAACTAGATCTTCAAGAAGTGCAGAAAAGGAGATGAATAGTGATCTTTTAAAAAAAGGTTTTTGGAGTGGAGAACTTGATATTATAAATAAATATAGAGAAAAAGTTCCAACTATTTTAAAAGTTAAGTTCTTGAAAAATCAAAATTTATATCTTGGTATGTTTTTTGAAACATCAGCTTTTAAAGAAAAGCAAGATCACTTAGAGCAAATGGCATTATATGACCAACTTACAAATTTGCCAAATAAATTTTATTTCGAGAGACTTTTGGTAAAGACTATAAAAGATACACAAAAAGCTTATAAGAAAAGTCTTGCTGTGTTATTTATAGATTTTGATGGATTTAAAAATATAAATGATACTTATGGACATAAAGTTGGTGATATATTCTTACAAAAAGCAGCTGATGAGATGAAAACAGCGATAAAAGATGGAGATGTTTTAGCAAGATTTGGTGGTGATGAGTTTGGTGTGATAGTTAAAAATTTGAAAGATGAAAAAGAGATAATTTTTGATATAAAAAGGCTTTTAAGACAAACAAGTGTAAAATTTAAAATAGGCGATCACATTATAAAAACAAGTATTAGCATTGGAGTTTCATTTTATCCACAAGATGAAGAAATAGGTTTTGTTGAACTTATCAGGCAAGCTGATAGTGCGATGTATGTTGCAAAAAAGGACAAATTTTTAAAATATCACATATATAGTTCTAATTCAGTTATATAATTTAAATTTAAATAAGGAAATTTTAGATATCCTTATGTTTTAAGTTAGTGAAAAAGGAAGTGTTATGGATAGGGCTGATTTAGACCACGAAATACCAAATGGCTCAAGGCTTTATTTTGGAGAACTTGCAAAAACAAAAAGGGAATTTGAGAGTTTTGCTGCTAGTGTTTTTATTAAATATGGATTTGATGAGATTGTAACTCCATATTTTTCGTATCATCAGCACTTAAGCGTTCCGAATGAGCAAATTTTAAAATTTCAAGATAAGATAAATCATACCATATCCCTAAGAGCTGATAGCACAGTTGATGTTGTTAGGATAATTTTAAGGAGAATAAAAGATAAAAATTTAAATAAAATTTTTTACATTCAACCAGTTTTTAAATATCCAAGTTTAGAATTTTATCAAATAGGCGCTGAAATGATAGGGAAAAGGGATTTAAAACTTGCACTTGAAATTTGCTCAATAGTTTTAGATCATTTTAAAATAAATTCAACTCTTCAAATCAGCAATATAGAAATTCCTCGTATAATTTGCAAGCTTTTAAATATTGAAATAGAGGAGTTTGAAAAAGGCAATGGAACTTTATTTTTAGGCTCAGATAAAAAATGGCTAAGAGAACTTTCTAGAATAACTTCTTTAAGTGATTTAAAAAATGTCAAAAATAATATTCCAAATGAGCTTAAAGACCCACTTGAAAAAATGGAAGATTTATCTTGTAATTCAACTCATAAAAATATAAAACTAGCACCATTATATTATTCAAAAATGCGTTATTATGATAGTTTATTTTTTAGATTTTTAGGTGGAAATTCCATTTTTTGCAGCGGTGGGGATTATGAAATAGATAGTCTTAAATCTAGTGGTTTTGCTATAATGAGCGATCAAGTAATACAAAATTTATCAAAAAAGGATTAAAAAATGAGCAAAGTTGATTTAATAGTTGGAAGTCAATGGGGTGATGAGGGAAAAGGTAAAATTGTTGACATGCTTTCAAAGGAGTATGATTATGTTTGCAGAAGTGCTGGCGGACACAATGCTGGTCATACTATTTGGGTTGATGGTGTTAAATATGCACTTCACCTTGTTCCAAGTGGAATTTTGCATAAAAATATTATAAATATTATTGGAAACGGCGTTGTTGTAAATCCTGATGTTTTGATACAAGAGCTTTCAAATTTCAAAGATTTAGAGGGTAGATTTTATATAAGCGATAAAGCACATTTAAATTTGGAATATCACGCTTTAATGGATCAAGCAAGCGAAAAACAAAAAGGCGATAAAGCTATAGGAACTACTGGAAAAGGCATTGGGCCAAGTTATGCTGATAAGATAAGCAGAAATGGTCATAGAGTAATTGAGCTTTTAGAACCTGAAAAATTATGCCAAAGTCTAATGCAAACTTTTAAAGATAAAAAATATATTTTTGAAATTTTAGATATCAAAACACCTACAAAAGATGAAATTTTAGAAAAACTAAATGAGTATAAA from Campylobacter ureolyticus includes:
- a CDS encoding diguanylate cyclase domain-containing protein, giving the protein MNKQQVTISSLLFLIFILATFLTLNFAKDKLKLEAALLENDENFKRQSNLEYIIFDNEYKIIEQFSPNLGNLNEIYKNIKFEKINFKQNKKTKKFEFFYITKNNNLIIVIYKSFFEIFNKWIFCIYFLLFITALLFLKFSRKKNENMKEILLKNIFENSFEAIFLTDKNGFIKNVNDVFLKATGYQKDQILGSKYILFNETRSSRSAEKEMNSDLLKKGFWSGELDIINKYREKVPTILKVKFLKNQNLYLGMFFETSAFKEKQDHLEQMALYDQLTNLPNKFYFERLLVKTIKDTQKAYKKSLAVLFIDFDGFKNINDTYGHKVGDIFLQKAADEMKTAIKDGDVLARFGGDEFGVIVKNLKDEKEIIFDIKRLLRQTSVKFKIGDHIIKTSISIGVSFYPQDEEIGFVELIRQADSAMYVAKKDKFLKYHIYSSNSVI
- the cas5 gene encoding CRISPR-associated protein Cas5 is translated as MFAFKIWSKFGAFKDPMTISQNITLNFPPKTAVAGMMAAILGVDEYLKDDGFNSFKYSVVTNSNTLKKSFSQNYINDYTKKTNSHLANLQILNLKR
- the cas3 gene encoding CRISPR-associated helicase Cas3' yields the protein MLYSHPKKEYKNHIKNLVDSFDDKEFAKCAFYHDFAKQSDNFQKYITLKKENFNTKEEFEKERNRLKTTHSLESAYIYFFMQNDKNIDFIINLCAILKHHSNLENFESMLNYLTCIENNLNSDENISNITSSLKVADLKDFLEIIQKDKIYEFADFFDDILDEVKNFFKIENFFKFKDRYSKLILADKFEAIFDEPYKDFDFISSKICENIIQNIHAQISNKPPNNYKNSSRKIIFKNYETNKDKDKFIIKAPTGIGKTYIALELALKIATQKPKKRIITAIPFTSIIDQTFLEYEKVIPENLGLLKYHYLSKYTDDEKEQFSKKIFLADIWHEPLIITTFNQLLNIFFSNSNKDNLKLQTLKNSVIIVDEIQNISRVLLQDLAFVFNEFSKIYNIDFIIMSATMPHLNLENFTIISESDFYKSKQNRYKISFFDEIKNIKDLVCVLNSQTKSTICVVNTIAKAQAIYKELKKDENLYLLTTHQTPKHRIELLKEIYKKLEEQKPVKLIATQLIEAGVDLDFSVGFREFAPFTSIVQMAGRVNRNGIKSKISECFVFDFLEFENVDKKLPYHGIDLQEEFVKNSLKNGIYENEIFEILEEYFKRVKDETTHTKINEKMRKLEFTTIYGDFTANFMPKQPWKVSVFIEERKDEFKEFIEKRDNILNSYDDKFEALAKIKDLEKTLLGQTININHKLIENLQLKEIFGRYILNFGFKNYTKEFGFTTDLTIKEEAFS
- the cas7b gene encoding type I-B CRISPR-associated protein Cas7/Csh2, which gives rise to MIAKHSELLFIWDAKMTNPNGDMLNDNAPRFDETDRKAIVSDVRVKRTIRDDLQDRKNKTIFVNNPEIVQSAETRFNELKKSSNLKDDREVFLSCIDNRLFGGVAPKSNIQIIGSVQFSWAKSLNQTETILSQGTGAFGRDGSDNKTFRTDNYLPYALFAMYGTINSINAKKSNASEDDINEMIDSMWNGTKLLNTRSKIGQKPRALFRIIYNDAYVIGLLDELISIKNKNSDDIRKFDECEICFDELIKAVKIADEKIEKIEIYYDESIKEKLSVFKDLAKVDMKVM
- a CDS encoding CRISPR-associated protein Cas4 produces the protein MSFPKEQISGTLVNYYATCKREAWLYSRKIHARQDDENVLIGKSLSELKENLDDFPYSNLRFDKVSRQKGHYEITEYKKTLKNKNAAKMQLLFYIYTLKNALGLKKVYGKVVSSKTVITVDDSDENFDFMKRILSDMSEFLSLDLPPKAIKTKFCKNCAYNDYCF
- a CDS encoding MlaA family lipoprotein encodes the protein MRILAIFILTLSIGFSNANSEFENKANDEIYDPLIGYNRVMTSINSAFYNYIMYPVSYTYDYVMPDPIQGAFSNFFDNLMYPIRLVNNLLQAKFENSWNETKRFLINTTVGFAGFSDAATMHFNMPKHNEDFGQTLGVWGFSDGFYIVWPILGPSSLRDSFGLVGDYFTNPISYVNDDAKRLYINIGKEVNQESLDPGAKKRAVEGKEDPYIFIRDSYFKKRRFEILE
- the cas2 gene encoding CRISPR-associated endonuclease Cas2 encodes the protein MYVILFYDISSSDEKAKKNANKVRKLVEKYLPRVQFSVFEGEIRKSDLIKLKGMLKKLIYDEFDSVVIYTFEKPSYTTREVIGIDKNETLFS
- the thiM gene encoding hydroxyethylthiazole kinase, whose amino-acid sequence is MENEEIKTYLSNLKEKNPLIHCITNYVTVNDVANSLIAIGASPVMADEPSESGEITAISNGLLINLGTLNLNTIKAMQNSIKIANFLNLPVVLDPVGVGASTLRNETAINFLKEYKFSIIKGNISEIKFLNGEKSIAKGVDASLKDLNDDILNRVNLAKELSIKTDAAIVITGKIDVVAFENEAYLLKNGSSLMGKFSGSGCILGGICAAFLASNTNPLKSAIMGVLTECIAGELVRGKNVLSDMGSMKFKNGLIDEIYLIDDKKIQDLAKIEKVIK
- a CDS encoding ATP phosphoribosyltransferase regulatory subunit: MDRADLDHEIPNGSRLYFGELAKTKREFESFAASVFIKYGFDEIVTPYFSYHQHLSVPNEQILKFQDKINHTISLRADSTVDVVRIILRRIKDKNLNKIFYIQPVFKYPSLEFYQIGAEMIGKRDLKLALEICSIVLDHFKINSTLQISNIEIPRIICKLLNIEIEEFEKGNGTLFLGSDKKWLRELSRITSLSDLKNVKNNIPNELKDPLEKMEDLSCNSTHKNIKLAPLYYSKMRYYDSLFFRFLGGNSIFCSGGDYEIDSLKSSGFAIMSDQVIQNLSKKD
- the cas1 gene encoding CRISPR-associated endonuclease Cas1; the encoded protein is MKNDRTHFILNNGKLYRKDNNIYFDKFDEQNLVVDTKILPINGIDEIYILGKVELDTYTMSFLSTNNILLHIFSAHGSFRGNFYPNSPNSVNKSGFVFLNQLRSFDDEIKRVAIAKEITRARMKNAANNCIKKAVKFETQKYLNALDKASSIAEIMACEGAFAKEYYQKWNEIIKDQKSFKFITRSKRPPTDKINAFISYVNTRIYNVCLSEIYKTELDPRISFLHEPNYRSLSLHLDLAEIFKPLIGDNLIFNMLNKKEITPKDFKTNAGRIRFSNDAVQKIELNMIKSLTSVVSLGKQNLTYRQIIRREANRIKKCICENYPYEGFVGEI